Proteins encoded by one window of Juglans regia cultivar Chandler chromosome 15, Walnut 2.0, whole genome shotgun sequence:
- the LOC109001194 gene encoding uncharacterized protein LOC109001194: MEFGSQQNDFHLEQLVDGSFKNFISGFSHDDMDLSLGQSLDGSFRKSNSAISAHSLSGTSASSKFFSTSRKLFKGLKEYGRKLTNLERFTQSLEDWVLENSCADLANEEQHFSSPFLVDELHKLDLALEGVLFQQLYRMPCSRSLLADELKEDEYLALEDFLHVVANGLWRTFWHRTGPFPFFVSCPRHPGSKFYSVEKSISRGRLKELCGVALLSKPRGELQLHWDQVMEFVLFKRDILSENELKISAGTICEALFYGFHILVSRSLSKISTVSSDSVFLLVLDSRYGGVVKFGGDLSKLDLNSSNPYQAMAEWMKAHAQVSVSSVDLMWNKLGNANWGDLGTLQVLLATFYTIVQWNGPPRKSIASLAADHSLRLQKRRMECCLVENQSALVPFQQAGHQHGEIVELDQNDNSFLRKQALRLKLKKGEILLLDDQRQGQKSFQIQESLVVGNNFLYSAVSLDYPTKLLCLYVGAHPSRLEPSWEDMSLWYSVQRQTKVLNILKQRGISSKYLPDIIASGRILHSGPCMKQSPGGRCDHPWCGTPILVTSPVGEPLSSVIARVGPFSSEEAIRCCRDCLAALRSAAMTSVQHGDICPENIILVDMKDARNSFLYVPISWGRAVLEDRDSPAINLQFSSSHALQHGKLCPASDAESLVYLLFFICGGSIEQQDSIESALQWRERSWSMRLIQQKLGEVSALLKAFADYVDSLCGTPYPLDYDIWLKRLNRAVDGSDDRGKMIEAVAITLRLEDVAESSGTTGGGT, encoded by the coding sequence CTATCTCTGCTCACAGTCTTTCTGGAACTTCAGCTTCAAGCAAGTTCTTTTCTACTTCCAGAAAATTGTTCAAAGGGCTAAAGGAATATGGAAGGAAACTCACCAACCTGGAACGTTTCACACAGAGTCTTGAGGATTGGGTTCTAGAGAATTCATGTGCAGATTTAGCCAACGAGGAGCAGCATTTCAGTTCTCCCTTTCTGGTTGATGAATTGCACAAGCTTGATTTAGCATTGGAGGGGGTGCTATTTCAGCAGTTGTACCGTATGCCCTGCTCACGTTCTCTACTAGCTGATGAGCTTAAAGAAGATGAGTATCTTGCACTAGAAGACTTCCTTCATGTTGTGGCAAATGGCTTGTGGCGTACTTTTTGGCATAGAACTGGGCCATTTCCATTCTTTGTATCTTGTCCCCGACATCCTGGATCTAAGTTTTATAGTGTAGAAAAGTCAATATCAAGAGGAAGGCTTAAAGAGCTATGTGGTGTAGCTTTGTTGTCGAAACCTCGGGGTGAGTTGCAACTTCACTGGGACCAAGTGATGGAGTTTGTATTATTTAAGCGAGATATATTGTcagaaaatgagttgaaaatttcTGCTGGCACAATTTGTGAAGCTCTATTTTATGGTTTTCATATACTTGTTTCTAGGAGTTTGAGCAAGATCAGTACTGTCAGCAGTGATTCTGTTTTCCTTCTGGTTCTAGACTCTAGATATGGAGGGGTGGTAAAATTTGGTGGTGATCTCAGCAAACTCGATTTAAACTCATCTAACCCATACCAGGCCATGGCTGAATGGATGAAAGCCCACGCTCAAGTTAGTGTTTCCTCAGTGGATCTGATGTGGAACAAATTAGGGAATGCGAATTGGGGAGACCTGGGTACCCTGCAAGTACTTTTGGCAACTTTTTACACCATAGTCCAGTGGAATGGACCACCAAGAAAGTCGATAGCCTCATTGGCCGCAGATCATAGCCTCCGCCTTCAGAAGCGTAGGATGGAGTGTTGCCTTGTTGAGAATCAATCTGCATTGGTTCCCTTCCAACAGGCTGGTCACCAACATGGAGAGATTGTTGAACTTGACCAGAATGATAATTCATTTCTCAGAAAGCAGGCATTGCGTTTGAAGCTTAAGAAGGGTGAGATATTGCTTTTGGATGATCAACGGCAGGGGCAGAAAAGTTTCCAAATACAGGAGTCTCTTGTAGTAGGGAACAATTTTCTATACAGCGCTGTTTCTCTTGATTATCCAACGAAGTTGTTGTGTTTATATGTAGGTGCCCATCCATCCAGACTTGAGCCATCTTGGGAGGATATGAGTCTGTGGTACAGTGTACAGAGGCAAacaaaagtactaaatattttgaagCAACGGGGAATTTCAAGCAAATATTTGCCTGATATAATTGCCTCTGGCCGCATTTTGCATTCTGGTCCCTGTATGAAGCAGAGCCCAGGAGGGCGATGTGATCACCCATGGTGCGGGACTCCAATACTTGTGACATCTCCAGTTGGTGAGCCACTTTCATCTGTTATTGCTCGGGTTGGCCCATTCTCCTCCGAGGAAGCAATCCGCTGCTGCCGAGACTGCTTAGCTGCTCTAAGAAGCGCAGCTATGACCAGCGTCCAACATGGTGATATTTGTCCAGAAAACATAATTCTTGTTGACATGAAAGATGCAAGAAACAGTTTTTTGTATGTACCAATATCATGGGGACGTGCAGTTCTAGAAGACAGGGACAGCCCagcaataaatttacaattctCATCATCTCACGCCCTTCAGCATGGGAAACTTTGTCCAGCATCTGATGCTGAAAGCCTGGTTTATCtcctcttttttatttgtggGGGAAGTATAGAACAGCAGGATTCTATTGAATCTGCTCTGCAATGGAGGGAAAGAAGCTGGTCAATGCGTTTGATTCAGCAGAAGCTTGGTGAGGTTTCAGCTCTCCTGAAGGCATTTGCGGATTATGTTGATAGTCTTTGTGGAACCCCATACCCACTTGACTATGATATATGGTTAAAAAGATTGAATAGAGCTGTGGATGGCTCAGATGATAGAGGTAAGATGATTGAAGCAGTAGCCATAACATTGAGACTAGAGGATGTTGCTGAGTCCTCAGGAACCACTGGAGGTGGTACTTAA